A genomic region of Porticoccaceae bacterium LTM1 contains the following coding sequences:
- a CDS encoding tyrosine-type recombinase/integrase, giving the protein MSRLEAHTLLRHLCNSEADNATIDAIKLIMQTGCRVTEVCTIEVSDLRPLDQSWLIPAGKNKGGREHVLWLPESLYRMLCRRAAVVESGYLFRSPTDPAKHLADSTIRQAMKRFCQQLEMPHYSPHKLRTTVNTILAKAGYGEELRAKYLNHRCGGVNNFHYNAYDYFYEKREMAEVIWSFYISEKTNE; this is encoded by the coding sequence ATGAGTCGGCTGGAAGCTCATACATTATTGAGGCACCTTTGCAATAGTGAAGCTGATAACGCCACTATTGATGCGATTAAGTTAATCATGCAGACCGGCTGTCGAGTAACTGAAGTATGCACTATTGAAGTAAGCGACCTACGTCCCCTAGATCAAAGCTGGTTGATTCCAGCAGGGAAAAACAAGGGGGGAAGAGAGCATGTTTTGTGGTTGCCAGAGTCGCTGTATAGGATGCTTTGTAGAAGGGCTGCGGTTGTTGAGAGTGGCTATTTATTTCGTTCGCCCACTGACCCCGCCAAGCACCTGGCTGATTCAACCATTCGGCAAGCAATGAAGAGGTTCTGTCAGCAGTTGGAGATGCCGCACTACTCTCCACATAAGCTTCGTACCACAGTCAATACTATATTGGCGAAGGCTGGATATGGGGAGGAGTTGAGAGCTAAATATTTGAATCATAGGTGCGGAGGTGTAAACAATTTCCATTACAATGCGTATGATTATTTTTATGAAAAACGTGAAATGGCTGAAGTTATTTGGTCGTTTTACATTTCCGAAAAGACAAATGAATAG
- a CDS encoding HNH endonuclease signature motif containing protein, giving the protein MSNTEVDLSNLPSSRAEAKVVGSKHYFTGKECKRGHIARRITSNKACSSCHLINYRNTVERVPERAKKYRVMAVEANARNKARKLNLLPDDYDKAICRSHYDLARALAELTGEPWEVDHWIPHSLGGLHHQDNLVVMPKRLNREKTDLPPEIFLLQQIANDVTKAIAYGKRQGESLT; this is encoded by the coding sequence ATGAGTAATACAGAAGTGGATTTATCAAACCTGCCTTCATCAAGAGCTGAAGCAAAAGTCGTAGGCTCAAAACACTACTTCACCGGAAAAGAATGTAAGCGAGGCCATATAGCCCGCCGCATTACTTCTAATAAAGCTTGTTCAAGCTGCCATCTTATCAACTACAGAAATACCGTGGAGCGTGTTCCAGAAAGAGCGAAGAAGTATAGAGTCATGGCAGTTGAAGCCAATGCTAGGAACAAAGCAAGGAAGCTCAATCTTCTGCCAGATGATTACGACAAGGCTATTTGTCGTTCACATTATGATTTGGCGAGGGCGCTTGCAGAACTAACTGGTGAACCCTGGGAGGTAGACCATTGGATTCCTCATTCACTCGGAGGTCTCCACCATCAGGATAATCTCGTCGTGATGCCGAAGCGGTTAAACAGGGAAAAGACCGACCTCCCACCAGAGATATTCTTGCTTCAACAGATTGCCAATGACGTCACCAAAGCAATTGCCTACGGTAAACGCCAAGGCGAATCTCTCACCTAA
- a CDS encoding DEAD/DEAH box helicase family protein: protein MAACKIDPQLLRQAFTEVRGKQVLLQKRESIAINDQVADAIYRASMMAMDDVFEGRHHSAFKYVTAPTGTGKSTSSVAFAVAARGCSPKFTCAFVVETIRQCDEIYRELTRLLPPESVEDVVVWSGGHDRKADPEKVRDEHGITPAAQFHAVDLKSAPIIVCTHKKWLGEMERDVDNGVRYCNGLSRSLLFIDEHPDIVELIPKTPSDISKLKDTISRLDPEHEWLPLLTGIYCRMDSVFDSPGSDYVAIDLVKLEEAQKLTDDHIRKFFDVHGQGIQSLESAMETLKFIQACAEGYVFFSRKTPRTFVAYSPRFKHSAGYVLLDATADVTGMVALMPGMEEIPVPKVDYSNLSIRHINPPSRFQSIREVTGKLARAKEYCAWMKRVVLDSTIAGEKALLVVHKKLVEDYGIFPLSAEEDNTQDWEGRSINIITWGMGIGSNKYRECGHVFLFGEFFKPRSATLGTTLGTTQCRAADGNLKEEAHGRELKGDYRIIREGDLLRWTAQLAARGRVRNIDANGRCGQMTLHTSMDYHRLLSNLSRLFPGAETPVAADYSEAGDNKKPQERLIELLVSEDTPAVLSSVEVEALTGLRSGLLKSKLRTEKVSVFVQSYCWSVVPAEAIGKTGRANYLVRNCAA, encoded by the coding sequence TTGGCTGCCTGTAAGATTGACCCTCAGTTACTCAGGCAGGCATTCACTGAGGTCAGAGGAAAACAGGTTTTGCTACAGAAGAGAGAATCAATCGCTATCAACGACCAAGTAGCAGACGCTATCTATCGGGCATCAATGATGGCTATGGATGATGTCTTTGAGGGGCGACATCACTCAGCTTTCAAGTATGTCACTGCTCCTACAGGAACAGGTAAGTCTACTAGTTCAGTAGCCTTCGCTGTCGCTGCCCGTGGCTGTAGTCCCAAGTTTACCTGTGCCTTTGTGGTTGAGACTATTCGTCAGTGCGACGAGATATACCGGGAGCTGACTCGTCTGCTTCCACCTGAGTCTGTTGAGGATGTGGTGGTCTGGTCTGGAGGTCATGACCGTAAGGCTGACCCCGAGAAAGTCAGAGATGAACACGGCATAACACCCGCTGCTCAATTTCATGCTGTGGACCTGAAGTCTGCTCCAATCATTGTCTGCACACATAAGAAGTGGCTCGGTGAGATGGAGAGGGATGTTGATAATGGAGTTCGGTACTGCAATGGATTGTCTCGGAGCTTGCTGTTCATTGATGAGCATCCAGACATCGTGGAGCTTATCCCTAAGACTCCAAGCGACATTTCAAAGCTGAAAGACACTATTTCTCGCTTAGACCCTGAGCATGAGTGGCTTCCGTTGCTCACAGGTATTTACTGTCGGATGGATAGTGTTTTTGATTCGCCCGGTAGTGACTACGTGGCTATCGACCTGGTCAAACTTGAAGAAGCTCAGAAACTCACTGACGACCACATACGAAAGTTCTTTGATGTTCACGGACAAGGTATTCAGTCTTTGGAGTCAGCAATGGAGACGCTGAAGTTTATCCAGGCATGTGCTGAGGGGTATGTCTTTTTCTCTAGGAAAACTCCGCGTACCTTCGTAGCCTATTCTCCCAGGTTTAAACACTCAGCAGGCTACGTGCTGTTGGATGCCACAGCAGACGTGACAGGTATGGTCGCACTGATGCCGGGAATGGAGGAGATACCTGTACCGAAGGTTGATTACTCTAACTTGTCGATACGACATATCAATCCTCCGAGTCGATTCCAAAGCATCCGCGAGGTAACGGGAAAGCTAGCGAGAGCAAAGGAGTATTGCGCCTGGATGAAGCGCGTCGTTTTGGATTCCACCATTGCTGGCGAGAAGGCTCTTTTGGTCGTCCATAAGAAACTTGTTGAGGACTACGGGATATTTCCGCTCAGTGCGGAGGAAGATAACACTCAGGATTGGGAAGGACGAAGCATCAATATTATTACTTGGGGTATGGGAATTGGGAGTAACAAATACAGAGAATGTGGTCATGTATTCCTGTTTGGGGAGTTCTTCAAGCCACGCTCTGCGACACTAGGGACAACTCTCGGTACTACTCAATGTAGGGCGGCTGATGGGAATTTGAAGGAGGAGGCTCACGGTCGAGAGCTGAAGGGAGACTATCGGATTATCCGAGAAGGGGACCTACTGCGTTGGACTGCTCAGTTAGCTGCCAGAGGTCGTGTCCGTAACATTGATGCTAATGGTCGTTGCGGTCAGATGACGCTACATACCTCAATGGATTACCACAGGCTGCTCAGTAACCTCAGCCGGTTATTTCCTGGTGCAGAAACTCCAGTAGCCGCTGATTACTCCGAAGCTGGAGACAATAAGAAACCACAGGAGAGACTGATAGAACTTCTGGTCTCGGAGGATACCCCTGCCGTCCTGTCTTCCGTTGAAGTCGAAGCACTAACGGGATTGCGAAGTGGCCTTCTTAAATCAAAGTTGAGGACAGAAAAAGTCTCCGTCTTTGTACAAAGCTACTGCTGGTCAGTAGTACCTGCTGAGGCCATCGGTAAAACTGGTAGGGCTAACTATTTAGTTCGCAACTGTGCCGCTTAA
- a CDS encoding recombinase family protein — MSHGQKVGYARVSSYGQSLEVQLEKLNEYGCDEIFQEKRSGKRADTRPALQECLKYVRPGESLVVCKLDRLARSVADLHKIVEQLESKKATLKVLDQEIDTSTSTGKLMFNMLGAIAEFENDLRHERQMEGIAKAKSKGVQFGAKPKLSDDEIGRLRAEVAKGERSKSEIAKEFKIGRASLYRYLNTDTSEQ, encoded by the coding sequence TTGAGTCACGGACAGAAGGTCGGGTACGCAAGGGTCAGTTCATACGGGCAGAGTTTGGAAGTCCAGCTTGAAAAACTGAACGAGTACGGGTGCGATGAGATATTTCAGGAAAAGCGCTCAGGGAAACGTGCAGATACGCGCCCGGCTCTACAGGAGTGCTTGAAGTATGTCAGGCCGGGCGAGTCTTTGGTTGTCTGTAAGTTAGACCGACTGGCACGCAGCGTTGCGGACCTGCACAAAATCGTCGAGCAGCTCGAAAGTAAGAAGGCCACTCTTAAAGTTCTGGACCAAGAGATAGATACCAGTACGTCTACCGGAAAGCTGATGTTCAACATGCTTGGGGCTATCGCGGAGTTTGAAAATGACCTCAGACATGAGCGTCAGATGGAAGGGATTGCTAAGGCCAAATCAAAGGGTGTCCAGTTCGGTGCCAAACCAAAGCTATCTGATGATGAAATAGGCCGACTACGGGCTGAGGTAGCCAAGGGGGAGCGCTCGAAGTCTGAGATAGCCAAGGAGTTTAAGATTGGTCGAGCCAGTCTTTATCGTTATCTCAACACTGACACCAGCGAACAGTAA